A window of Tautonia plasticadhaerens contains these coding sequences:
- a CDS encoding toxin-antitoxin system HicB family antitoxin has translation MRETVAHFMLRMPAALHDRLAERARRERVSLNALIVRMIDEGPGPEDGDAAGSPVPRGGGPPHRDRRAASDAPDSEMP, from the coding sequence ATGCGGGAGACGGTCGCTCACTTCATGCTTCGGATGCCGGCCGCGCTACACGATCGGCTCGCCGAGCGTGCCCGTCGCGAGCGGGTGTCGCTGAACGCCCTGATCGTGCGGATGATCGACGAAGGGCCAGGCCCGGAAGATGGCGATGCGGCCGGCTCGCCGGTCCCACGCGGCGGCGGCCCCCCGCACCGCGATCGGCGTGCCGCGTCCGATGCCCCCGACTCGGAGATGCCTTGA
- a CDS encoding DUF1559 domain-containing protein, producing the protein MRSRADRGFTLIELLVVIAIIGVLIALLLPAVQSAREAARRSQCTNNLKQIALALHNYHSANDAFPMGITDAPQQGGGGLEWGGPWTGFSAHAQLLPYLEQQPLYSATNFSWSPYEVRANSPTVYLSLISSFLCPSDPNADARHTNSYAASYGATTTSLSSWVDPAQTVPVPRNAVPADSSGMFTFGKSYNIAAARDGTSNTIAFAEWLTGEQGTNYDGVAPGSSYRGNFLITGTSPGGNPFVINAFQSKVDVLAAVEACRQDFRNGNGGRHDFKGWRWSHGASAFAMFNTIQPPNDVFGGCRTGQSEVNGWPDNAFVVGASSAHPGGVNVAMGDGSVRFVKDSINLDIWWALGTRNGGEVVSADQY; encoded by the coding sequence ATGAGGTCTCGTGCCGATCGAGGATTCACGTTGATCGAGCTGCTCGTGGTGATCGCCATCATCGGCGTGCTGATCGCCCTGCTGCTGCCCGCCGTGCAGAGCGCCCGGGAGGCGGCGAGGCGGTCGCAATGCACGAATAACCTGAAGCAGATCGCCCTGGCGTTGCACAATTACCACAGCGCCAACGACGCCTTCCCGATGGGCATCACCGACGCCCCGCAGCAGGGCGGCGGCGGCCTGGAGTGGGGCGGGCCCTGGACCGGCTTCAGCGCCCACGCCCAGCTGCTGCCCTACCTGGAGCAGCAGCCGCTCTACTCCGCCACCAACTTCAGCTGGTCCCCCTACGAGGTGCGCGCCAATAGCCCGACGGTCTACCTCTCGCTGATCAGCAGCTTCCTCTGCCCGTCCGACCCCAACGCGGACGCCCGGCACACCAACAGCTACGCCGCCAGCTACGGCGCCACCACGACGTCGCTGTCGAGCTGGGTCGACCCGGCCCAGACCGTCCCCGTGCCCAGGAACGCCGTCCCCGCGGACTCCTCGGGGATGTTCACCTTCGGCAAGTCGTACAACATCGCGGCGGCGCGGGACGGCACCAGCAACACCATCGCCTTCGCCGAGTGGCTCACCGGCGAGCAGGGGACCAACTACGACGGGGTCGCCCCCGGCTCGTCGTACCGGGGCAACTTCCTCATCACCGGCACCAGCCCCGGCGGCAATCCGTTCGTGATCAATGCTTTCCAGAGCAAGGTCGACGTGCTGGCGGCCGTCGAGGCCTGTCGCCAGGACTTCCGCAACGGCAACGGCGGCCGCCACGACTTCAAGGGCTGGCGCTGGTCGCACGGCGCCTCGGCCTTCGCCATGTTCAACACGATCCAGCCGCCCAACGACGTCTTCGGCGGCTGCCGGACCGGGCAGTCGGAAGTCAACGGCTGGCCCGACAACGCCTTCGTCGTCGGCGCCTCCAGCGCCCACCCGGGCGGGGTGAACGTGGCGATGGGCGACGGCTCGGTCCGGTTCGTCAAGGACAGCATCAACCTGGACATCTGGTGGGCCCTGGGGACCCGCAACGGAGGGGAGGTCGTCTCCGCAGACCAGTACTGA
- a CDS encoding integron integrase, translating to MAKLLDQVREAIRVRHLSIRTEEAYVGWITQFIRFHGTRHPIELGEAEVNAFLTSLAVERRVAASTQNQAMAALLFLYKEVLGRPVEELGEVVRARRPDRLPVVLTREEVKAVLDHLTGERWLIASLLYGAGLRLLECLRLRVKDVDFGQAHLVVRDGKGQKDRVTLLPRALADPLRRQIEHAAAVHAKDLREGYGRAYLPGALATKYPDADRQPGWQYVFPASKRGVDPRSDVVRRHHLAERAVQAAVSKAVQASGIVKPASCHTFRHSFATHLLESGSDIRTVQELLGHKDVRTTMIYTHVLRSGPMGVRSPIDLLIG from the coding sequence ATGGCGAAGCTGCTCGATCAGGTCCGGGAGGCGATCCGGGTCCGTCATCTCAGCATCCGGACCGAGGAGGCATACGTCGGCTGGATCACGCAGTTCATCCGCTTCCACGGCACCCGGCACCCGATCGAGCTGGGGGAGGCGGAGGTCAACGCCTTCCTCACCTCCCTGGCCGTCGAGCGGAGGGTGGCGGCGTCGACCCAGAACCAGGCGATGGCGGCCCTGCTGTTCTTGTACAAGGAGGTGCTCGGACGGCCCGTCGAGGAGCTGGGCGAGGTCGTCCGCGCCCGGAGGCCCGATCGCCTGCCGGTCGTCCTGACCCGGGAGGAGGTCAAGGCCGTCCTCGACCACCTCACCGGCGAGAGATGGCTCATCGCCAGCCTGCTCTACGGCGCCGGGCTCCGCCTGCTGGAGTGCCTCCGCCTGCGGGTCAAGGACGTCGACTTCGGCCAGGCCCACCTGGTCGTCCGGGACGGCAAGGGGCAGAAGGACCGCGTCACCCTGCTGCCGAGGGCGCTGGCCGACCCGCTCCGCAGGCAGATCGAGCACGCCGCCGCCGTCCATGCGAAGGACCTCCGCGAGGGATACGGCCGGGCCTACCTGCCCGGCGCCCTGGCGACGAAGTACCCGGACGCCGACCGTCAGCCCGGCTGGCAATACGTCTTCCCGGCCTCGAAGCGGGGCGTCGACCCGCGATCGGACGTCGTCCGGCGCCATCACCTGGCCGAGCGGGCCGTCCAGGCCGCCGTCTCGAAGGCGGTCCAGGCCTCGGGGATCGTCAAGCCCGCCTCCTGCCACACCTTCCGTCACAGCTTCGCCACCCACCTGCTCGAATCGGGGAGCGACATCCGGACCGTCCAGGAATTGCTCGGCCACAAGGACGTGCGGACCACCATGATCTATACCCACGTCCTCCGGTCCGGCCCGATGGGCGTCCGCAGCCCGATCGACTTGCTGATCGGCTGA
- a CDS encoding sugar phosphate isomerase/epimerase family protein: MIYLSAFADEISADPTEQLDNLLIHSIRFVEFRSIHDTNVLDLTAEQHEEFREMLRERGMALSAIGSPIGKIKADEPFEPHLERLDVALGLCDFYECPRIRIFSFYIPEGGAPEDHREEVLRRMAAMAEVAEKRGVTLLLENEKGIYGDTADRVKEILDAVDSPALGHAFDPANYLEVGQPVDKAWTMLRDRVVHFHVKDYDTKTKKNVPAGEGEGQIPKLITDAVAKGFEGYCVLEPHLLVAEASTGFTGPERFGDAAVALQTALSREGVTYA; encoded by the coding sequence ATGATCTACCTGAGCGCCTTCGCCGACGAGATCTCCGCCGACCCGACCGAGCAGCTCGACAACCTGCTGATCCACAGCATCCGCTTCGTCGAGTTCCGGTCGATCCACGACACGAACGTCCTGGACCTGACGGCCGAGCAGCACGAGGAGTTCCGGGAGATGCTCCGGGAGCGGGGCATGGCGCTCAGCGCCATCGGCTCCCCCATCGGCAAGATCAAGGCCGACGAGCCGTTCGAGCCCCACCTGGAGCGGCTCGACGTCGCCCTGGGCCTCTGCGACTTCTACGAGTGCCCCCGGATCCGGATCTTCTCGTTCTACATCCCCGAGGGGGGCGCGCCCGAGGACCACCGCGAGGAGGTCCTCCGCCGGATGGCCGCCATGGCCGAGGTCGCCGAGAAGCGGGGGGTCACCCTGCTGCTGGAGAACGAGAAGGGGATCTACGGCGACACGGCCGACCGGGTGAAGGAGATCCTCGACGCGGTCGACTCCCCCGCGCTGGGCCACGCCTTCGACCCGGCGAACTACCTGGAGGTCGGCCAGCCGGTCGACAAGGCCTGGACGATGCTCCGGGACCGGGTCGTCCACTTCCACGTGAAGGACTACGACACCAAGACCAAGAAGAACGTCCCCGCCGGGGAGGGGGAGGGCCAGATCCCGAAGCTCATCACCGACGCCGTCGCCAAGGGCTTCGAGGGGTACTGCGTGCTGGAGCCCCACCTGCTGGTGGCCGAGGCCAGCACCGGATTCACCGGCCCCGAGCGCTTCGGGGACGCCGCCGTCGCCCTGCAGACCGCGCTGTCCCGGGAGGGCGTCACCTACGCCTGA
- a CDS encoding TerC family protein: MIEALSAADWMTLGGTILTLVALEGLLSADNALVLAVMVRHLPRDQQKKALRYGIIGAFVFRFIAVLLAAKILDYWQLEVVGGLYLLQLAVRHLIHGEEDHHLEQAEADALPDPAPDSADSQVSPALHEPAPPASVRKRRRKKGGFWATVAGVELADIAFSIDSILAAVALADGLPEHLRDLHFVFFPLETWVIYIGGVLGIITMRYVAGYFLLLLNRFKGLAVGAYVLVGWIGIKLIGSGLHHALYREEARLTDGWRGEVPDWFARNLEMPPWFFWGVMLLILVMSMVLSPARKPQSAG; this comes from the coding sequence TTGATCGAGGCCCTTTCCGCCGCCGACTGGATGACCCTCGGTGGCACGATCCTGACGCTCGTCGCGCTCGAAGGGCTGCTCAGCGCCGACAACGCCCTGGTGCTGGCGGTGATGGTCCGCCACCTGCCCCGGGACCAGCAGAAGAAGGCCCTGCGCTACGGCATCATCGGGGCGTTCGTCTTCCGGTTCATCGCGGTCCTGCTGGCGGCGAAGATCCTGGACTACTGGCAGCTGGAGGTCGTCGGCGGGCTGTACCTGCTGCAACTGGCCGTCCGGCACCTGATCCACGGCGAGGAGGACCACCACCTCGAGCAGGCCGAGGCCGACGCCCTGCCCGACCCCGCCCCCGACTCCGCCGACTCCCAGGTCTCCCCGGCCCTGCACGAGCCGGCCCCTCCGGCCTCCGTTCGGAAGCGGAGGCGCAAGAAGGGGGGCTTCTGGGCGACGGTGGCCGGGGTGGAGCTGGCCGACATCGCCTTCTCGATCGACTCGATCCTGGCGGCGGTCGCGCTGGCCGACGGCCTGCCGGAGCACCTGCGGGACCTGCATTTCGTCTTCTTCCCGCTGGAGACCTGGGTGATCTACATCGGCGGCGTGCTGGGGATCATCACCATGCGGTACGTGGCCGGGTACTTCCTGCTGCTGCTGAACCGGTTCAAGGGGCTGGCGGTCGGGGCCTACGTGCTGGTCGGCTGGATCGGGATCAAGCTGATCGGCTCCGGCCTGCACCACGCCCTCTACCGGGAGGAGGCCCGCCTGACCGACGGCTGGCGGGGCGAGGTCCCCGACTGGTTCGCCCGGAACCTGGAGATGCCCCCCTGGTTCTTCTGGGGCGTGATGCTGCTGATCCTGGTGATGAGCATGGTCCTCAGCCCCGCCCGCAAGCCGCAGTCGGCCGGCTGA
- a CDS encoding DUF1559 domain-containing protein, with protein sequence MRRHRTSRGFTLIELLVVIAIIGVLIALLLPAVQSAREAARRSQCTNNLKQIALGLHNYHSTHDSFPIGITQTPQGGALDYGGPWSGFSPHAQLMPFLEQNQLYASTNFEWACFEPPNSPTVYQAMVSVFLCPSDPNADRRHTNSYAASYGATTTNLYNWNNNVPANSVNVQIPADSSGMFTFGKSYNIAAARDGTSNTIAFAEWLTGEQGANYDAVNPGAKYRGNFLIQDVPLPDGAVQINAFTNKVAVREGVEICRQAFKTATAGIHDFRGWRWSHGATVFGLFNTIQPPNDTFGGCRDDPRQDGWPDHAFTVGASSAHPGGVNVGFGDGSVRFIKDTVNLDVWWALGTRNGGEVLSADQY encoded by the coding sequence ATGAGACGTCACCGCACGAGTCGCGGGTTCACGCTGATCGAGCTGCTCGTGGTCATCGCCATCATCGGCGTGCTGATCGCCCTGCTGCTGCCCGCGGTGCAGAGCGCCCGGGAGGCGGCGAGGCGGTCGCAGTGCACGAATAACCTGAAGCAGATCGCCCTGGGCCTGCACAACTACCATTCGACCCATGACTCGTTCCCGATCGGCATCACCCAGACGCCCCAGGGGGGCGCCCTCGACTACGGCGGCCCCTGGAGCGGCTTCAGCCCCCATGCCCAGCTGATGCCCTTCCTGGAGCAGAATCAGCTCTACGCCTCGACCAACTTCGAGTGGGCCTGCTTCGAGCCCCCCAACAGCCCGACGGTCTACCAGGCGATGGTCAGCGTCTTCCTCTGCCCCTCGGACCCGAACGCCGACCGGAGGCACACCAACAGCTACGCCGCCAGCTACGGCGCCACCACGACCAACCTCTACAACTGGAACAACAACGTCCCGGCTAACTCCGTCAACGTCCAGATCCCCGCGGACTCCTCGGGGATGTTCACCTTCGGCAAGTCGTACAACATCGCGGCGGCCCGGGACGGCACCAGCAACACCATCGCCTTCGCCGAGTGGCTCACCGGCGAGCAGGGGGCCAACTACGACGCGGTGAACCCCGGGGCGAAGTACCGGGGCAACTTCCTGATCCAGGACGTGCCCCTGCCCGACGGGGCGGTTCAGATCAACGCCTTCACCAACAAGGTCGCCGTCCGAGAAGGGGTCGAGATCTGCCGGCAGGCCTTCAAGACCGCCACCGCGGGGATCCACGATTTCCGGGGCTGGCGGTGGTCGCACGGGGCCACGGTCTTCGGCCTCTTCAACACGATCCAGCCGCCCAACGACACCTTCGGCGGCTGCCGGGATGATCCCCGGCAGGACGGCTGGCCGGACCACGCCTTCACCGTCGGCGCCTCCAGCGCCCACCCGGGGGGGGTGAACGTCGGCTTCGGCGACGGCTCGGTCCGGTTCATCAAGGACACCGTGAACCTGGACGTCTGGTGGGCCCTGGGGACCCGCAATGGCGGCGAGGTCCTCAGCGCCGACCAGTACTGA
- a CDS encoding serine/threonine protein kinase, giving the protein MIRLPIPSPIPRPRAGVLVLGPIRQDASGVSYRAWSPGEEDDVALWVDAARVDDDPVRAERLARQAVALARVRHPNLAEVVRLADHSGRLAVIERISGGPPVVGDEEGGRPGPSGVRRALAIGLQAARGLEALHGLGLIHGDLRPDLLSVRGDGRVTLTGLGRVAPPAEDDPDAAGPVRLPDPSAAREDRIALGRVLFELASGSPPGPSGDPGASPPAESINPRVPSAFSALIRRLMTPEGSGGYATIVEAVGELERLAGAPKPGAFLPREELVEAYRECASEFADAPTARVKRTVLRASYGGTAGLAALATLLGLSSLAIGLIGLVAMTAGCSFVVGGLARGGPVFDRARRLVLGGRARDLATVGAAVVLSIAGLEAAGLLGLSVVLGVVAAALAGLQEAFLDRWIDDERRGPLDRAAALLKDLRHHGLAEDRVRAFAVDHGGGRWGPIFLELFGVDAYREALNRRGVSATGRLARVGLSGRAIDAIDARLRARRDERDRALLTRLEERRLIALGVFELTARRRSWRIAPALLSRLRDFEAGAPMPGGTLAAGLLDAVRDPEHVLVDAEAESAADRLKRRALRLVDAITGPRARLLAGLALLVGFLAWAHQNRLIRGEDVSQLYEIARSSDELGDLEALGSALDSRRERIQAQAEGARPLRVRGAPEPVSRLFRGPGAGLAALILLASSAFPGRWAALCSIAAAVIVLLAIDLGVGIFS; this is encoded by the coding sequence ATGATCCGCCTCCCGATCCCCTCCCCGATCCCGAGGCCCCGGGCCGGGGTGCTCGTGCTCGGGCCGATCCGACAGGACGCCTCGGGCGTCTCCTACCGGGCGTGGTCGCCGGGGGAGGAGGACGACGTGGCCCTCTGGGTCGACGCCGCCCGGGTCGACGACGACCCGGTCCGGGCCGAGCGGCTCGCCCGGCAGGCGGTCGCCCTGGCCCGGGTCCGGCACCCGAACCTGGCGGAGGTCGTCCGGCTGGCCGACCACTCGGGGCGCCTGGCCGTCATCGAGCGGATCTCGGGAGGGCCCCCGGTGGTCGGCGACGAGGAGGGGGGTCGGCCGGGGCCCTCGGGGGTCCGACGGGCCCTGGCGATCGGGCTCCAGGCGGCCCGGGGGCTGGAGGCCCTGCACGGGCTGGGGCTGATCCACGGGGACCTCCGCCCGGACCTCCTGTCCGTCCGAGGGGACGGGCGGGTGACGCTGACCGGCCTGGGCCGGGTCGCCCCCCCGGCGGAGGATGACCCGGACGCGGCCGGGCCGGTGAGGTTGCCCGACCCCTCCGCCGCGAGGGAGGACCGGATCGCGCTGGGCCGGGTGCTGTTCGAGCTGGCCTCGGGCTCCCCGCCGGGCCCCTCGGGCGATCCGGGGGCGTCTCCCCCGGCGGAGTCGATCAACCCGAGGGTGCCGTCGGCCTTCTCGGCCCTGATCCGTCGCCTGATGACCCCGGAGGGGTCGGGGGGGTACGCGACGATCGTCGAGGCGGTGGGAGAGCTGGAACGCCTGGCGGGGGCGCCGAAGCCGGGCGCCTTCCTGCCGAGGGAGGAGCTGGTGGAGGCGTACCGGGAGTGTGCCTCCGAATTCGCCGACGCCCCGACGGCCCGGGTGAAGCGGACGGTGCTGCGGGCCTCGTACGGGGGGACGGCGGGCCTGGCGGCGTTGGCGACGCTGCTCGGGCTGTCGAGCCTGGCGATCGGGCTGATCGGCCTGGTGGCGATGACGGCGGGGTGTTCGTTCGTGGTCGGGGGCCTGGCCCGGGGGGGGCCGGTCTTCGACCGGGCCCGCCGGCTCGTGCTCGGGGGCCGGGCGAGGGACCTGGCGACGGTCGGGGCGGCGGTCGTGCTCTCGATCGCCGGCCTGGAGGCGGCGGGGCTGCTCGGCCTGTCGGTCGTGCTGGGGGTGGTGGCGGCGGCCCTGGCCGGGCTCCAGGAGGCGTTCCTCGATCGTTGGATCGACGACGAACGCCGGGGGCCGCTCGACCGAGCCGCCGCCCTGCTGAAGGACCTCCGCCACCACGGCCTGGCCGAAGACCGGGTCCGGGCCTTCGCCGTCGACCACGGCGGCGGGCGCTGGGGGCCGATCTTTCTCGAGCTCTTCGGCGTCGACGCCTACCGCGAGGCCCTCAACCGCCGGGGGGTGTCGGCCACCGGACGGCTCGCGAGGGTCGGGCTGTCGGGCCGGGCGATCGACGCGATCGACGCCCGATTGAGGGCCCGGAGGGACGAGCGGGACCGGGCGCTGCTGACCAGGCTGGAGGAACGTCGGCTGATCGCCCTGGGAGTCTTCGAGCTGACCGCCCGGCGGCGATCGTGGCGGATCGCCCCCGCCCTGCTCTCCCGACTCCGGGACTTCGAGGCGGGGGCGCCGATGCCCGGCGGCACGCTCGCCGCCGGGCTGCTCGACGCCGTCCGGGATCCCGAGCACGTCCTGGTCGATGCCGAGGCCGAATCGGCCGCCGATCGCCTCAAGCGCCGGGCCCTCCGGCTGGTCGACGCGATCACCGGGCCCCGGGCCCGGCTGCTGGCGGGCCTGGCCCTGCTGGTCGGCTTCCTCGCCTGGGCCCACCAGAACCGCCTGATCCGGGGCGAGGACGTCTCGCAGCTCTACGAGATCGCCCGGTCGAGCGATGAGCTCGGGGACCTCGAAGCGCTCGGATCCGCGCTCGACTCCCGTCGCGAGCGGATCCAGGCCCAGGCCGAGGGGGCCCGGCCGCTCCGGGTCCGGGGGGCCCCCGAGCCCGTCTCACGCCTCTTCCGGGGGCCCGGCGCGGGCCTCGCCGCCCTGATCCTGCTGGCCTCGTCCGCCTTCCCGGGCCGCTGGGCCGCCCTCTGCTCGATCGCGGCGGCCGTAATCGTCCTGCTCGCAATCGATCTGGGCGTCGGAATCTTCTCCTAG
- a CDS encoding FG-GAP-like repeat-containing protein, with product MRRLLLVVAVLAGVSCCAGGWWGWRSWSARRYLEAIEGAKREASSGSVARARRTLEEAASRWPGRGEAEFLLGAVEQAMGRTEAAKAAWARVPGGSEFGPEAAMMLARVALAGDLMAEAERHLPRALEAEGPLGIEARESLLLLYKLQGRYEEARRLVRDGWVRYPDKVGTLQQLWHLDNANPIALEDHRRIVDRASRAAPEDDRVWLSRAHLANREARFDDSAAWLSKCLARRPEDPAVWRVALDRALAVQDPARAREALGHLPPGLVPPAEVLELRAWFASLAGDPEAERRALGRLVELDPGAIHAVDRLAGLASRLGEPGEVDRLRGRKGELDRLLERYLDRMFEPDPIEDAVELAGWAERLGRAFEARGWWELAGSLGEDEAEERRRAIARLDLLEGRRASAASLPELLADLEEMGTSIGPSDAPAIPGGPMPTFEDEAAEAGLTFTYASGKTPERQIPETMGGGVGLLDFDGDGLLDVFVVQGGTFPPDPDAPSTGDRLFRNRGDGTFEDATESSGIARLPAGYGHGVAVGDVDDDGDPDLFLTRWGSYALYRNNGDGTFGDATEASGLGGDRDWPTSAAFADLDGDGDLDLYVCHYLVWDPEHPRVCKEPDEEVVRLCNPGLFPSRPDHLYRNDDGRFVDVTAEAGIVDTHGRGMGVVANDFDGDGLIDLYVANDQTANFLWRNLGGMRFEESGQLAGVAASGHGGYQAGMGVSCGDPNGDGLPDLVVTNFYDEGTTFYQNLGRGIFNDSSARAGVSAATRSLLGFGIAFLDANNDGWDDLAQANGHVDDFRPESPYAMPAQLLLGGPSGRLVDAGGRAGEPWTVDRLGRAMAEGDLDNDGRMDLVLLSLDAPMALLRNRSGGIGRWATFALEGTGSGRDAVGARVTVSAGGRERVGWRVGGGSYQSSGDPRVHFGLGDADRVDSVEVRWPSGRVDRFGGLPVDSGFLIREGEPVPRPLPGFGAGGRASMGGRETADPGRIDDD from the coding sequence ATGCGTCGACTGCTGCTGGTGGTGGCCGTCCTGGCCGGGGTCTCCTGCTGCGCCGGGGGGTGGTGGGGGTGGCGGTCGTGGTCGGCCCGGCGGTACCTCGAGGCGATCGAGGGTGCCAAGCGGGAGGCGTCGAGCGGTTCGGTGGCGAGGGCCCGCCGGACGCTGGAGGAGGCCGCCTCGCGATGGCCGGGCCGGGGGGAGGCGGAGTTCCTGCTCGGCGCCGTCGAGCAGGCGATGGGCAGGACCGAGGCGGCGAAGGCGGCCTGGGCCCGGGTGCCGGGGGGCTCCGAGTTCGGCCCCGAGGCGGCGATGATGCTCGCCCGGGTCGCCCTGGCCGGCGACCTCATGGCCGAGGCCGAGCGGCACCTGCCCCGGGCGCTGGAGGCGGAGGGCCCGCTCGGGATCGAGGCGAGGGAGTCGCTACTGCTGCTCTACAAGCTCCAGGGCCGTTACGAGGAGGCCCGTCGGCTCGTCCGGGACGGGTGGGTCCGCTACCCGGACAAGGTCGGCACGCTCCAGCAGCTCTGGCACCTGGACAACGCCAACCCGATCGCGCTGGAGGACCACCGCCGGATCGTCGATCGCGCCTCCCGGGCCGCCCCCGAGGACGACCGGGTCTGGCTCTCCCGGGCCCACCTGGCGAACCGGGAGGCCCGGTTCGACGACTCGGCGGCCTGGCTCTCGAAGTGCCTGGCCCGCCGCCCCGAGGACCCGGCCGTCTGGCGGGTGGCCCTCGACCGGGCGCTGGCGGTGCAGGACCCGGCGAGGGCCCGGGAGGCGCTGGGGCACCTGCCGCCGGGCCTCGTGCCCCCGGCCGAAGTGCTGGAGCTGCGCGCCTGGTTCGCCTCCCTGGCCGGCGACCCGGAGGCCGAGCGCCGGGCCCTGGGCCGGCTGGTCGAGCTGGATCCGGGGGCGATCCACGCCGTCGACCGCCTGGCCGGGCTGGCCTCCCGGCTCGGGGAGCCGGGGGAGGTCGACCGGCTCCGGGGCCGGAAGGGGGAGCTGGATCGCCTGCTCGAACGCTATCTCGACCGCATGTTCGAGCCCGACCCGATCGAGGACGCCGTCGAGCTTGCCGGCTGGGCGGAGCGACTGGGCCGGGCCTTCGAGGCGAGGGGGTGGTGGGAGCTGGCCGGTTCGCTCGGCGAGGACGAGGCCGAGGAGCGTCGCCGGGCGATCGCCCGGCTCGACCTCCTGGAGGGGCGTCGGGCCTCGGCCGCCTCGCTGCCGGAGTTGCTGGCGGATCTGGAGGAGATGGGGACCTCGATCGGCCCCTCGGACGCCCCGGCCATCCCGGGAGGCCCGATGCCGACGTTCGAGGACGAGGCGGCGGAGGCCGGGCTGACGTTCACCTATGCGAGCGGCAAGACCCCGGAGCGCCAGATCCCGGAGACGATGGGGGGCGGTGTCGGCCTGCTCGACTTCGACGGGGACGGCCTGCTCGACGTCTTCGTCGTCCAGGGCGGCACCTTCCCGCCCGACCCGGACGCGCCCAGCACCGGCGACCGGCTGTTCCGGAACCGGGGGGACGGGACCTTCGAGGACGCCACCGAGTCGAGCGGGATCGCCCGGCTCCCGGCCGGCTACGGCCATGGCGTCGCCGTGGGGGACGTCGACGACGACGGCGACCCCGACCTGTTCCTGACCCGATGGGGGTCGTATGCCCTGTACCGGAACAACGGGGACGGCACGTTCGGGGACGCCACCGAGGCGTCGGGCCTGGGGGGCGACCGGGACTGGCCGACCTCGGCCGCCTTCGCCGACCTCGACGGGGACGGCGACCTGGATCTCTACGTCTGCCACTACCTCGTCTGGGATCCCGAGCACCCGAGGGTCTGCAAGGAGCCGGACGAGGAGGTGGTCCGCCTCTGCAACCCGGGGCTCTTCCCGTCCCGGCCGGACCACCTCTACCGGAACGACGACGGCCGATTCGTCGACGTGACGGCGGAGGCCGGGATCGTCGACACCCACGGCCGGGGGATGGGGGTGGTCGCCAACGACTTCGACGGCGACGGCCTGATCGACCTGTACGTGGCCAACGACCAGACGGCCAACTTCCTCTGGAGGAATCTCGGGGGGATGCGGTTCGAGGAGTCCGGCCAGCTGGCCGGGGTGGCGGCCAGCGGGCACGGGGGATACCAGGCGGGCATGGGCGTCTCCTGCGGCGACCCGAACGGAGACGGCCTGCCGGACCTCGTCGTGACCAACTTCTACGACGAGGGGACGACCTTCTACCAGAACCTCGGCCGGGGCATCTTCAACGACTCGAGCGCCCGGGCGGGCGTCTCGGCCGCGACCCGGTCGCTCCTGGGCTTCGGCATCGCCTTCCTCGACGCGAACAACGACGGCTGGGACGACCTGGCCCAGGCCAACGGGCACGTCGACGACTTCCGTCCCGAATCCCCCTACGCCATGCCCGCCCAGCTCCTGCTCGGCGGCCCCTCGGGGAGGCTGGTCGACGCGGGAGGCCGGGCCGGGGAGCCCTGGACGGTCGACCGGCTGGGCCGGGCGATGGCCGAGGGGGACCTTGATAACGACGGCCGGATGGACCTGGTCTTGCTGTCGCTCGACGCGCCGATGGCCCTGCTGCGGAACCGGTCCGGGGGGATCGGCCGCTGGGCGACCTTCGCCCTGGAGGGGACCGGGTCGGGACGGGACGCGGTGGGGGCCCGGGTGACCGTCTCGGCCGGGGGCCGGGAGCGGGTCGGCTGGCGGGTCGGCGGGGGGAGCTACCAGTCGAGCGGGGATCCCCGGGTGCACTTCGGGCTGGGGGACGCCGACCGGGTCGACTCGGTCGAGGTCCGGTGGCCCTCCGGGAGGGTCGACCGATTCGGGGGCCTGCCGGTCGACTCGGGTTTCCTGATCCGGGAGGGCGAGCCCGTCCCCCGGCCCCTGCCCGGCTTCGGCGCGGGCGGGCGGGCCTCGATGGGGGGCCGGGAGACGGCCGATCCCGGTCGGATCGACGACGACTGA